In one Rhea pennata isolate bPtePen1 chromosome 17, bPtePen1.pri, whole genome shotgun sequence genomic region, the following are encoded:
- the ABCB9 gene encoding ABC-type oligopeptide transporter ABCB9 produces the protein MRAWKAVAGTLVLSGADVAVTTLLYAHGRGGRALLEDLRHFNVFNSLLDVWGGCLYRGCVLLGAAIGVATNTAYGPRRLRASRAFIAVVCLLMGIYMLVKLLLYAEVRRTIRDPWFWGLFAWTYVALAATLGLWQLLASVTSSREALGSESRAEESCEGGSPRQKREAAAGPTVHKLLAYTKPDAFFLGVASVFLLVAALGETFLPYYTGVAIDGIVVQKSMDRFSTAVLVMSLLAIGSSFAAGIRGGVFTLIFARLNLRLRNCLFRSLVSQEMSFFDENRTGDVISRLTSDTTIVSDLVSQNINIFLRNVVKATGVIVFMFSLSWKLSLVTFMGFPIIMLVSDVYGKYYKKLSKEVQSALAKANNTAEETISAMKTVRSFANEEAEADVYWQKLQQVYKLNRREALAYTYYVWSSGLTLLVVQVSILYYGGHLVISGQMTSGNLISFIIYEFVLGDCMESVGSVYSGLMQGVGAAEKVFEFIDRQPTMVNDGSLAPDHVDGQVEFRNVTFSYRTRSATQVLQNVSFTLRPGQVTALVGPSGSGKSSCVNILENFYPLQDGQVLLDGHPIAAYDHKYLHSVISLVSQEPVLFARSIADNISYGLTSASFESVVRAAQKANAHGFITELQDGYHTEAGEKGAQLSGGQKQRVAIARALIRNPPILILDEATSALDAESEHAIQQAIYGDLQNHTVLVIAHRLSTVEKAHNIVVLDKGRVVQQGSHKELMEEGGLYCKLVQRQILGLEAGAWGAARKAPGGPEEEFRIDRSPAAAAPDDYNATAPK, from the exons ATGCGGGCCTGGAAGGCGGTGGCCGGCACGCTGGTGCTGAGCGGGGCCGACGTGGCGGTGACCACGCTGCTGTACGCCcacggccgcggcggccgggccctgCTGGAGGACCTGCGCCACTTCAACGTCTTCAACTCGCTGCTGGACGTCTGGGGCGGCTGCCTCTACCGCGGCTGCGTGCTGCTCGGGGCCGCCATCGGCGTGGCCACCAACACGGCCTACGGCCCCCGGCGCCTGCGGGCCTCGCGGGCCTTCATCGCCGTCGTCTGCCTCCTCATGGGCATCTACATGCTGGTGAAGCTGCTGCTCTACGCCGAGGTGCGGAGGACCATCAGGGACCCCTGGTTCTGGGGGCTCTTTGCCTGGACCTACGTGGCGCTGGCGGCCACCCTGGGCCTGTGGCAGCTGCTGGCCTCGGTGACGTCCTCCCGCGAGGCCCTCGGCTCCGAGTCGCGCGCCGAGGAGAGCTGCGAGGGCGGCTCGCCGCGGCAGaagcgggaggcggcggcgggtccCACCGTCCATAAGCTGCTGGCTTACACCAAGCCGGACGCCTTCTTCCTGGGGGTCGCCTCCGTCTTCCTCCTCGTGGCCGCCCTGG GCGAGACCTTCCTGCCCTACTACACGGGGGTGGCCATCGACGGCATCGTGGTGCAGAAGAGCATGGACCGCTTCTCCACCGCCGTGCTCGTCATGTCGCTGCTGGCCATCGGAAG CTCATTTGCCGCAGGTATCCGGGGCGGCGTTTTTACGCTCATATTTGCCAGACTGAACCTGCGCCTTCGCAACTGCCTCTTCAGGTCGCTGGTGTCGCAGGAGATGAGCTTCTTCGATGAGAATCGCACGG GGGATGTCATCTCCCGCCTGACGTCGGACACCACCATCGTGAGCGACCTGGTGTCCCAGAACATCAACATCTTCCTGCGCAACGTGGTGAAGGCCACGGGGGTGATCGTCTTCATGTTTAGCCTCTCCTGGAAGCTCTCGCTCGTCACCTTCATGGGCTTCCCCATCATCATGCTGGTGTCCGACGTCTACGGCAAGTACTACAAG AAACTCTCCAAGGAGGTGCAGAGCGCCCTGGCCAAGGCCAACAACACTGCCGAGGAGACCATCTCGGCCATGAAGACCGTGCGCAGCTTCGCGAACGAGGAGGCTGAGGCCGATGTGTACTGGCAGAAGCTGCAGCAGGTGTACAAGCTCAACAGGAGGGAGGCCCTGGCCTACACCTACTACGTGTGGTCCAGCGGG CTGACGCTCCTGGTGGTCCAAGTGAGCATCCTCTACTATGGGGGACACCTAGTGATCTCGGGGCAAATGACGAGTGGAAACCTGATATCCTTCATCATTTATGAGTTCGTCTTAGGAGACTGCATGGAG TCCGTTGGCTCAGTCTATAGTGGGCTGATGCAGGGAGTGGGAGCTGCTGAGAAGGTGTTTGAGTTCATCGATCGCCAGCCAACGATGGTCAACGACGGCTCCCTGGCTCCGGACCATGTGGACGGGCAGGTGGAGTTCAGAAACGTCACCTTCTCCTACCGCACTCGTTCCGCCACCCAGGTGCTTCAG AACGTGTCCTTCACCCTGCGCCCCGGCCAAGTGACGGCACTGGTGGGCCCTTCGGGAAGCGGGAAGAGCTCCTGCGTCAACATCCTGGAGAACTTCTACCCGCTGCAAGACGGGCAAGTGCTGCTGGACGGGCACCCCATTGCCGCCTATGACCACAAGTACCTGCACTCCGTG ATCTCCCTGGTGAGCCAGGAGCCGGTGCTGTTCGCCCGCTCCATCGCCGACAACATCTCCTACGGCTTAACGTCCGCCTCCTTCGAGTCGGTGGTGCGGGCGGCCCAGAAGGCCAACGCGCACGGCTTCATCACGGAGCTGCAGGACGGCTACCACACAG AggcaggcgagaagggagcgcAGCTCTCGGGCGGGCAGAAGCAGAGAGTGGCGATCGCCAGGGCCCTGATCCGGAACCCTCCCATCCTCATCCTGGACGAAGCCACGAGCGCGCTGGACGCCGAGAGCGAGCACGCG ATCCAGCAGGCGATTTACGGCGACCTGCAGAACCACACGGTGCTCGTCATCGCTCACCGCCTGAGCACCGTGGAGAAGGCGCACAACATCGTGGTGCTGGACAAGGGCCGCGTGGTGCAGCAGGGCTCGCACAAGGAGCTCATGGAGGAAGGCGGCCTGTATTGCAAGCTGGTGCAGAGACAGATCCTGGGGCTCGAGGCGGGCGCCTGGGGCGCCGCGCGGAAGGCGCCCGGCGGGCCGGAGGAGGAGTTCAGGATAGACCGttccccggcggccgcggcgccggaCGACTATAACGCCACGGCTCCCAAGTGA